CAGTGGCACCCACGTCTGCGTATATCTCGAAAGTACCCAGGATCTATAGGACACGACGCACGATACAAAACTAGATTGTGCGCCTGGAGCTGCACCCATGATATGACACATAAGATCGTGCGCTCGGGATAAGCGGTCGTGAAGCCCGAAATATCCGTGCCCCCAACACCAAGTTCCTTCAACTACCGATTCCCGAATATTCAGGGAATCAATTGATTGCTCctcaaactctataaataccagagaTCCTTCAGATATTAAGGTACGCTGATTAATCTCTCTAACATAACTCTGCACATTTACTCTCAAacaatacacttacttaagcatcgaagAGGGATTGTCGGCATCACCCCGACGCAGCTTACTCTTGCAGGGACTTGAATAAGGAGCATACGGGCGAATTACTGATCGACACATTACCTACCAGAATCTGTCTCAACAGATTGGCGTCGTATGTGGGAACAACTTGTATCGTTTTTATACTAAAAATCCGTTTTGGTGAACACTAGATCATAAGCAAACAGAATGTCCCGAGATGACTGAAATGCCTAGGAGGAAGGAAACTCCAACGACCCCCAACTTACTCACCTGAATGAATGAATGGAACAGATGGCCAAAAGCATAGAGGATTTGGCTACTATGAATGCCATCCTCCAGGCTTGGGTTCCGGAACTTCATCAGATAGTCACAAATCCAGAAAATCGAGAGGTCTGCAATAGTCACATCGGAGAGCATCGGGAGGAAGGAAGAAACGAAGGCAGCCGAGTTGAGGGGTCCGGAGAGTGAAATGACCGTGAGGAAGAAATCCCCGAAAATCTTCCCCTTCCTCAAACCGAGGCCGAAAGGACGGTGCAAGGCATGATCGCCCAGTTAGAACAGAGGTGCAACATTCTAACCACAGCTATCCAACGAAACGACAAGGGAAAAGCTTCCCTAGTCGAAAATCTTTTACAAAAAACTACCTCTCCAGTCACCGAGGATGTGGCCAACATTCTACTTcccgagaagttcaaaatcctGGAGATTCCGTTCTATACAGGCCTTGAAGATCCCGCGGAGCATCTGGATAATTTCCGTGCCCACATGGACCTACACCGAACACCCAAGATGGTGGCCTGCCGAGCCTTCCCACTTACACTCATGGGCAATGCTCGCGATTGGTTTAGGAAACTTCCACCAAACTCCATCCGTCACTTCAAAGACCTCGAAAGGATATTTCTAACGCAGTTCATGGCCGGGAGGGTCAGAAGGAAGCCGTCTGGATCCTTGATGTCATTGCACCAGGGACCCGAGGAGTCTCTCAGAAACTTTTTCATGAGATTCAACCAGGCGAGGCTCGAAGCTAAAACAGCAACCGACGACTTCATATACGGAGCCCTCTTCCAGGGAATTCGAAAAGATGGTGCTCTTATGGCTGATATAGCCCGAAAGCCTCCACAGAATCTAGACGGCTTCATGAATAAAGCCGAGAAGTACATCAACCAAGAGGAGACGCTCCGAGCCTTGCTAGGATCCGAGCAAACTCACCCATCCACCttcgaaaagaaaaagaagaaaaaggatccTCGGAAAGAAGAACGTAAGCACGTTCCAGAAGAAGAGGAGGCCAGGCCAAAGCGAGATTGGGAGTCGCTCAGAGGTCACAACTGGACCCCCGTCAATGCTCCCATCATGGATGTTCTCCTGGAGATAAAGCAAGACCCTATGTACTGAAAGCCCAGGCCAGTACTCGTAAACCCGAATTCACCATATGCAGACCAGTATTGTGCTTTCCATGATACTACTGGGCATCGCACCGAAGCTTGTATTTCCTTGAGAATCCTGATAGAACGTTTCATAGAGAATGGAAAGCTTGTCCGATTCCTTGCAAATCAAAGAATTCTACCGGACCAAGGGCACGGTAACCGCCCCCAGGAAAATTACAATCGAATCCACCAGAATCAAAATAATCCCAGGAATGACCGAGGAAGAGATCAGGAAAGGGGCAGGGAACCAGAATGCAGGCTAGATCCTCAGGTCGCACGAGAAAGGAACAGGAGCCAAGCTAGACTAGCACCACAGGAAAACCTTCCGGAGATACAGACGATTTCGGGGgattgaggaggaggaggaaagtCCAGTTCGGCTCGAAAGGCATATGCAAGGCAGATAAGGGATTTCGAGGTATACTCAGTGTAGAACctccaaaatcccaaaaaacaaGTAGCCCAGATGATCGGGTTCTCGGATGATGATTATGTAGGGGTATCTCTCCCGCATAATGATGCTTTGGTATTAAGCTTAGCTATTGCCAACCACAAGATTCACCGCATCCTAATCGACACTGGAAGCTCAGCTAACATCCTCTATAGGTCAGCCTTTGAGCTCATGAAGATCGATCGAAGAAAAGTGATCCCAGTTAGGCATTCGCTAGTGGGATTCACAGGAGAACAGGTGCTCCCGCTCGGGTCGATCGAGCTCCCGGTCATGGCCGGATCATATCCAAGGCAAAGGACTATAATGGTCCGGTTCTTAATAATAGATCGACCCTCAGCTTACAATGCCGTTCTCGGAAGAACGGCACTCAATGATCTCCAAGCTATAACCTCAACCCCCCACCTGAGCATGAAATTCCACCAAGGAAGGGGTCGGCATTGAAAAGGGAAATCAACGGATAGCCCGAGAATGCTACCACATAAGCTTGAAAAAGCTCCTTGAAGCCATGGGACTCGGAGAGAAGACCAAAGACGATGAAAAGTAGCAATCACAGTTGGGGGAGCCGGTTGAGGAATTGGAAAATTTCGAGCTCGGCGACTCGAAGAAAAAGATCCGAGTAGGCTCGCAGCTTTCCACTGAAATAAAGAAGGCCTTGGTAGCATTCCTGAGACAAAATGAAGACGTTTTTGCATGGAGCCATGAGGATATGCCAAGGATACCTCCTTCTATGATTGTCCACAGGCTAATGGTCGACCCGAGTCATCAACCGATCAAACAGCGAAGAAGAAGTTTTGCTCCTAAGCGAAATCAGGCCGTAGCCGAGGAGGTACAGAAGCTCTTGAAGGTCGGGTTCATCCGAGAAGTAGACTACCTGGAGTGGTTAGCAACGTGGTTTTAGTCAAAAAAGCTACCAGaaaatggagaatgtgcgttgatttcACCGACCTCAACAGAGAGTGCCCTAAAGATAGCTTCCCCTTGCCTCAAATCGATATGTAGGTAGATTCTACATCCGGTCATGAACTCCTCACATTCATGGACGCCTTCTTGGGATACAACCAGATACACATGGACGAAACCGACCAAGAGAAAACATCCTTCATCACCGACCGGGGCTTATATTGTTATAAGATGATGCCATTCGGTCTAAAAATGGCTGGGGCCACATATCAGAGGTTAGTTAACAAAATGTTCCGAGGTGAAATCGGATGAAACGTTGAAGTTTATGTTGACGATATGCTTGTCAAGAGCATCCGAGCCGCCGACCACATAGCAGATCTGAGGGAGACCTTCGAGACGCTGAGGAGTCACAAGATGAAGCTCAATCCGACCAAGTGCTCTTTCGGCATCTCCTCAGGGAAGTTCTTAAGATTTATGGTCTCGCAAAAAGGAAGCCTTTGggaaattaaaagaatatttaactAATCCGCCACTCTTGAGCTGCCCGGATGAAGGGGAAATACTCTATCTCTACCTAGCAGTATCTCCCTCGGTTGTTAGCTCAGCTTTAGTCCGAGAAGACTCTGGTATCCAAAAACCAGTGTATTTTACCAACAAAGCACTCCATGGAACCGAGGAGAGGTACCCTCGGATTGAAAAATTGGCCTTCGTTTTAATCGTCTCGGCACAGAGACTaag
The sequence above is drawn from the Alnus glutinosa chromosome 11, dhAlnGlut1.1, whole genome shotgun sequence genome and encodes:
- the LOC133881190 gene encoding uncharacterized protein LOC133881190 — its product is MIAQLEQRCNILTTAIQRNDKGKASLVENLLQKTTSPVTEDVANILLPEKFKILEIPFYTGLEDPAEHLDNFRAHMDLHRTPKMVACRAFPLTLMGNARDWFRKLPPNSIRHFKDLERIFLTQFMAGRVRRKPSGSLMSLHQGPEESLRNFFMRFNQARLEAKTATDDFIYGALFQGIRKDGALMADIARKPPQNLDGFMNKAEKYINQEETLRALLGSEQTHPSTFEKKKKKKDPRKEERKHVPEEEEARPKRDWESLRGHNWTPVNAPIMDVLLEIKQDPMY